The following proteins are co-located in the Vicia villosa cultivar HV-30 ecotype Madison, WI unplaced genomic scaffold, Vvil1.0 ctg.000162F_1_1_1, whole genome shotgun sequence genome:
- the LOC131624767 gene encoding subtilisin-like protease SBT1.3 — MAKHQITPMENMSFILTTCFLLSIVFLSTTNAEFAKNTYIIQMENSAKPEVFSSHLDWYSSKVKSVLSKSVEAEIDNNDEERIIYSYSTAFHGMAAKLSAEEARKLESEDGVVAIFPDTKYELHTTRSPYFLGLEPIQANNKSWSEKLVSHDVVVGVLDTGIWPESESFNDAGMTPVPSHWKGACETGRGFQKHHCNKKIVGARIFYHGYEAATGKIDEQADYKSPRDQDGHGTHTAATVAGSPVHGANLLGYAYGTARGMAPGARIAAYKVCWTGGCFSSDILSAVDTAVADGVNVLSISLGGGVSSYYRDSLSVASFGAMEKGVFISCSAGNSGPEPVSLTNVSPWITTVGASTMDRDFPADVSLGNGRKVTGTSLYKGRAMLSVRKQYPVVYMGGNSTSPDPRSLCLEGTLDRKLVAGKIVICDRGISPRVQKGQVVKNAGGVGMILTNTEANGEELVADCHLIPAIAVGEKEGKAIKQYVLTNKKPTATLAFLNTRLGIKPSPIVAAFSSRGPNLLTLEILKPDIVAPGVNILAAWSGVTGPSSLQTDHRRVKFNILSGTSMSCPHVSGIAAMIKAKHPEWSPAAIKSAIMTTAYVHDNTIKPLRDASSAEFSTPYDHGAGHINPRKALEPGLVYDIQPQDYFEFLCKQRLSPSELGIFAKHSNKTCKHTLANVGDLNYPAISVVFPEKTTGSASTIHRTVTNVGPAVSKYRVIVTPFKGAEVKVEPDTLKFTRKYQKLYYKISFKVTTRQSEPEFGGLVWKDGVHKVRSPIVITYLPPM, encoded by the exons ATGGCTAAGCATCAAATCACTCCAATGGAAAACATGAGTTTCATTCTAACAACATGTTTCCTCTTGAGTATAGTTTTCTTATCTACAACAAATGCTGAGTTTGCCAAAAACACTTACATCATTCAAATGGAAAACTCGGCGAAACCAGAAGTTTTTTCCAGTCATCTAGATTGGTATTCATCAAAAGTGAAATCAGTTTTGTCTAAATCAGTAGAAGCTGAAATAGACAACAATGATGAAGAGAGAATCATTTACAGTTACAGTACTGCTTTTCATGGAATGGCTGCTAAATTAAGCGCAGAAGAAGCGAGAAAGCTAGAATCTGAAGATGGTGTTGTAGCTATATTCCCTGATACAAAGTATGAACTACACACAACAAGAAGTccttattttcttggtcttgaaCCAATTCAAGCCAACAACAAAAGCTGGTCAGAGAAACTGGTTAGCCATGATGTTGTGGTTGGAGTTTTGGACACTGGTATTTGGCCTGAGAGTGAGAGTTTCAACGACGCCGGAATGACGCCGGTACCTTCCCATTGGAAAGGTGCATGTGAAACTGGTAGAGGGTTTCAGAAGCATCATTGTAATAAGAAGATTGTAGGTGCTAGAATTTTCTACCATGGATATGAAGCAGCAACTGGTAAGATTGATGAACAGGCAGATTACAAATCACCAAGAGATCAAGATGGTCATGGAACTCACACTGCAGCTACTGTTGCTGGATCTCCGGTTCATGGTGCTAATCTTCTTGGTTATGCTTATGGAACTGCAAGAGGAATGGCACCAG GTGCTAGAATTGCAGCTTACAAAGTATGTTGGACTGGTGGATGTTTCAGCTCAGATATTCTATCAGCTGTAGATACAGCAGTAGCCGATGGAGTCAATGTTTTATCGATCTCTTTAGGTGGTGGAGTTTCGTCTTACTACCGTGATAGTCTATCCGTAGCTTCATTCGGAGCTATGGAAAAGGGTGTTTTCATTTCATGTTCAGCAGGAAACTCAGGACCTGAGCCTGTGAGCTTAACAAATGTTTCGCCATGGATCACAACAGTTGGAGCTAGCACAATGGACAGAGATTTTCCTGCGGATGTTAGCCTCGGAAACGGAAGGAAAGTAACCGGAACATCGCTCTATAAAGGGAGAGCTATGCTTTCCGTTCGAAAACAGTATCCTGTGGTATACATGGGAGGTAACTCAACTAGTCCTGATCCAAGATCTTTGTGTTTAGAAGGTACTCTAGATCGTAAACTCGTAGCCGGGAAGATCGTGATTTGCGATAGAGGAATTAGTCCTAGAGTTCAAAAGGGTCAAGTAGTGAAAAATGCAGGAGGAGTAGGAATGATTCTCACAAACACTGAAGCAAATGGTGAAGAGCTTGTAGCAGACTGTCACCTGATTCCTGCAATAGCAGTAGGAGAAAAAGAAGGCAAAGCAATCAAACAATATGTGTTAACAAACAAAAAACCAACCGCAACATTAGCTTTTCTAAACACAAGATTAGGAATCAAACCATCTCCTATAGTTGCTGCATTTTCATCAAGAGGGCCTAATTTGCTTACCCTCGAAATTCTTAAACCCGACATAGTAGCGCCCGGTGTGAACATTCTCGCAGCATGGAGTGGTGTTACAGGTCCTTCAAGTTTACAAACAGATCACAGAAGAGTGAAATTCAACATACTCTCCGGAACTTCCATGTCGTGTCCTCATGTAAGTGGAATCGCGGCAATGATCAAAGCTAAACATCCGGAATGGAGTCCTGCTGCTATAAAATCAGCAATCATGACAACAGCTTATGTTCATGATAATACTATTAAGCCTCTTCGAGATGCTTCTTCTGCCGAATTTTCAACTCCTTACGATCACGGTGCAGGTCACATTAATCCTCGAAAAGCTCTCGAACCAGGTTTAGTATACGATATTCAACCACAAGACTACTTTGAGTTTCTTTGCAAACAGAGACTGAGTCCTTCCGAATTAGGAATTTTCGCGAAACATTCTAACAAAACTTGCAAACACACTCTTGCTAATGTTGGTGACTTGAACTATCCTGCTATATCAGTAGTGTTTCCTGAGAAAACAACTGGTTCGGCTTCGACGATTCACAGAACAGTTACCAATGTTGGACCTGCTGTTTCGAAATATCGTGTGATTGTTACACCATTCAAAGGCGCTGAAGTTAAAGTTGAGCCTGATACATTGAAATTTACAAGGAAATATCAGAAGTTATATTATAAGATTAGTTTCAAAGTTACAACTAGGCAAAGTGAACCAGAATTTGGAGGTTTGGTGTGGAAAGATGGGGTGCATAAAGTAAGAAGTCCTATTGTTATAACATATCTTCCACCAATGTGA